The Lachnospiraceae bacterium KM106-2 nucleotide sequence TGCTTGATATTGATGTTACGATTCTTGAGAAAGAGCATCAGATCTTACCTAACTATGATCTTGATATGGCGGAACTTGTTGAGCAGGAATTGATGGAAGAACAGGTGAGGGTTATAAAGAATAATTCAGTCATTGAGATACAGAAAGATCATGTTATTTTAGAGGATGAGGCATTGGTTGAGGCACAGATTGTTATATTTTGTACTGGTATCCGACCAAATACCTCGATTGCGAAGGAACTTCAATTAGAACTGGGTGAGCGAGATGCGATCGTCATAGATGAATTTATGCAGACGAGTAGAGAAGATATTTATGCTTGTGGGGATTGTGCTTTAGTTTATTCGCCATTGTTAAACCGGCTAATATATCATCCGATGGAAACAGTTGCAAATAAGACAGGATTAATTGCGGGAAAGAATGCAGCAGGAGGAAAGGTTGCCTATATCGGCACTATTATGACGTCGATTATAAAGTGTTTTTCCTATACTGTCGGGATGACAGGACTGACAGAGAAGGAAGCTATGAGAGAGGGCATTGAAATTCGTGTCGTCAAACATGTTAAGATAGATAAAAGCTTGCTTTTTCAAGGGGAAGGAATGGTCATTAAAGCAGTTGCAGATGCAAAGACCAATCAATTACTAGGAGTTCAGATCGTCGGTAAGAATGGCGTTGATAAGCGATTAGATATATTTGCAGTACTCATTCAGTTGAGAGCAGATTATCGGGTCATAAGTCAGTTAGATTTAAGTTATGCACCACCGTATGCGACTGCAAGAGATCCGATCCATTATACTGGACTGCTTCTAGAACAATAGGATAAGGAGGATAAGGAAATGTTAGGAACATGTGTTAATACAGCAACGGTAATCATTGGAACTGTGATCGGGCTGCTGGTTAATCAGCATCTGTCACAAAAGATCAGTGATTCCGTTATGAAAGCATTAGGGTTATGTACAATTTATATTGGATTTAGCGGGACACTAAAAGGAAAGAATACGATCATAGTGATCGTTTGTATGGCTATCGGAGCCTTTATCGGGACAATATTAGATCTTGATAGTAAAATGAATCATTTTGGTGCTTGGATCGAAGCGAAAACAAAAAAAATAGCGAAGGGGAAGCAGACGAGTTCAGTAGCAGAAGCATTTGTAACATCGAGTCTAGTATTTTGTGTAGGAGCAATGACGATTGTAGGATCTTTACAAAGTGGTCTGACGGGCGATAATACGATGATATTTACGAAGAGTGCCTTAGATTTTGTGGCTGCGATAATCTTTTCAGCAACGTTAGGTTATGGAGTGATCTTTGCTGCCGTAGTAGTCTTTATCTATCAAGGTGCGATCTGCTTGTTAGCAGGAGCCATTGCAGGTTTCTTAAGCGATGCAGTCATTGCGGAGATGACCTGCATTGGCTCGCTGTTAATTTTAGCATTGGGATTAAATATGATTAAAGTCAGTGATATCAAAGTCATGAATTACATACCGGCTATTTTTCTTCCACTCCTAATCTATGCTTTTATCTAGTGACATTACGAAGCCAGATTTTAGAGCGATAACGATATAAGGAGAGAGGAATCTTAATGATCTCATCTGATAGAAGGATCATGTAAATGATGGTGACATCGGCGTGAAATACAAATGCGGCAAGATAACCGATCAGGATGGAACAAAGCCACATAGTAGTGGTATCTAAGATCAAGCCAAATCGGGTATCACCACCAGAACGGAAGATGCCTACGATCATCGTGGTATTAAATGATTGCGCGATGACAAAATAGGACATAACATACATCATCATGGAGAGATAATCTTTCGCTTGGGAAGTTAACGACAGATTGGCAATGGCAATTGGTCTGACGATCAGTACAATGATTGCTCCACCAAGACCTAAGATAACACTTAGCTTAACAAATCGTTTTGAGTATTCTAGTGCAAGTTCTTCCTTATGTTCACCAATCGTTTTACCAAGCATGATGGCAGCTGCACTAGAGATACCGAAACAGATTACAGTAGCTAACTGTCTTGTTACCTGAGCAACGGAATTAGCGGCGGTAACGGAACTACCTAAATGTCCTAGAATTGCAGTGTTTGCACTTGTTCCAGCGCCCCATACCAATTCATTTAGGATAACAGGTACGGAAAATAAAAAGAAGTCCTTGAGTAGAAGAGGGTTCTTTCGTTTGAAATAGGAAAGACGGAAGGGAATCGTTTGATTGATCTTCTGATTATAAATAAGAACAAGGATACATTCTAATATTCGTGCCATTACCGTTGCAATAGCAGCACCGCGAACGCCCATGGCAGGAAGTCCAAACATGCCGAAGATAAAGATTGCGTTTAGAATAATATTAGCCAAGAGCGAGATGAAGTAGATAACGGTGGAGACAAGAACTTGTTCTACACTTCTCATAATATTTAGATATACCATGGTAATACTGATGAACAAATAGGAGAAGCAGACAATTCGTAAATAGGAAACCCCTTCTTTTATGACATCTTGATCATTAGAGAAGATAGACATGATCTGTGATGGAAAGCAGAAGGCTGCTACAGTAAAGCAAAGAGATACACAGATCGCGAACTTCAATGCGATGGAAAATACGGTTGCGATGCTTTCTAAATCCCTTTTCCCCCAGTATTGAGCCGTTAATACGGCAGCACCAGAAGTTAATCCAAAGAAGATCAGCGTCATAATGTAGTTGACCTGTCCGCCAAGACTTGCGCCAGATAATGCTTTTTCACCCACTTTACCGAGCATGATGACATCGGTACTAGTAACGCCGACATTGATCAGGTTCTGCAATGCCATCGGGATGACGAGAGCAAATACTGTTTTATAAAAAAGTTGTTTGTTGTCATTTCGTTGCATAATTTCACCTTTCTTTTCTTATGTATGAGTATGGATAGCTAAGCTATATTTTATCATGAATCAGAGGAAATTGTAACAGTCCGAACTTATTAATTCCAATGAAGAAATATATTAAAACTAATAATAAGTATTTACGTGTCGAATAATTGAATCATTTTTTGTAGTCTGTTATAATAGAAGTGAAGTTTTTATATAAATTCATGAAATGGATGAATGTTTCTACCAGCTACCTATTAGTTGACTATAAAGACCTGTAAAAGGGATCAGTTTAACTAATTTAAGGTGGTTTTTTTTATTTACGCGAACAACGAACCAAAGTGGTACTTGTATCAAGTTGGCGACTGTCGCGATAACGAGAAGAAACTCGCAACGCGTGTTTCTTCCTGTTGTGGCGAACAGCACGTCAAAAAAGAATATAACCCTTGGCGACTGTCGTGATGATTTTTGTAAAAGAGTATTTTACTCAGTTTAAAAATGGAGGAATACATATGAATAAATATGACGTATTAATTATTGGTGCAGGTCCGGCAGGGATCTTCACAGCCTTAGAGATGATCAAAAAAGGAAGCAAGAAAAAGATTGCAATCGTTGAGAAAGGCAAGCCAGTTCAAAAAAGAAACTGTCCGAAACAAAAGACTCAAAAATGTGTGAATTGTAAACCATATTGCCATATTACAACAGGATTTTCAGGAGCAGGTGCGTTCAGTGATGGTAAATTATCGTTAAGTCATGAAGTAGGCGGTGATCTTCCAGAATTGATCGGAGAAGATTTTGCACAACGTATGATCACTTATACAGACAGCATTTATCTTGAGTTTGGTGCAGATAAAGAAGTAGAAGGTGTTGGCCAGGATGATAAGGTAAAAGAGATCAGAAGAAGAGCTATTGTAGCCGGCCTTAAATTAGTGGATTGTCCAATTCGCCATCTAGGAACAGAAAAGGCACAACAGATCTATTATGATATTCAAGAATATTTATTAGCAAATGGAGTAGATATTTTATTTTCACATAGCTGTGATAATTTGATCATGGAAGGTGAAAAATGTGTTGGTGCTTATGTAACGGATGTCATGAATGATGAAAAGAATGAACTTTATGCTCAGAATGTGATCGTAGCCGTAGGCCGCAGGGGCGCACATTGGTTTGAACAGTTATGTGTAGAACATAGTATCGCACATCAGCCGGGAACGGTAGATATCGGAGTTCGTGTAGAAGTTCGTAACGAAGTAATGGAAGCAGTTAATGATGTCTTATATGAATCAAAATTAATCGGATATCCAGCACCATTTAAAAATAAGGTACGTACCTTCTGCCAGAATCCAGGCGGCTTCGTAAGTCAGGAGAATTATGATAATGACCTTGCAGTTGTAAATGGTCATTCCTATAAAGAGTTAAAATCAAGTAATACCAACCTTGCAATTTTATGTTCTCATAATTTTACGGAACCTTTTAATCAGCCAATTGAGTATGCACAGAAGGTCGGAGAGTTAACGAATATGCTTGGCAATGGTCAGATCTTAGTTCAGCGTTATGGTGATATTCTAGATGGTAAACGTACTTGGCAGAAGGAACTTAATCGTTCCAATTTAAAACCTACACTACCAGATGCGGTGGCAGGTGATATTACTGCAGCGATGCCATATCGTGCAATGACAAATATCATCAACTTTATTCAGGCAGTTGATGAAGTAGTACCTGGTTTTGCCAGCACAGAGACATTATTGTATTCACCAGAACTTAAGTTTTATAGCAATAAAGTGAAAATGGATGATACCTTTAAGACTAGCATTGATGGTTTATATTGTCTGGGTGATTCCAGCGGTTGGACAAGAGGTCTTATGATGGCATCTGTTATGGGTGTATTAATGGGAAGACAATTAGTATAGAGAAATAGAGAAGCAATAAAAAAACTTGCATGGATTCATGCAAGTTTTTTTATTGCTTTAAAGAGGATTGTAGTTATTATCGATTCGCTAAGAACACTTCGAAAGTATAGTAGTTCCAGTGATCTGTTCTTCCACTAATAGAGCGGTTTGCTACATTGACATAACCATTTAATCCAATCATGCTGTATCCTTCAGGTTGAACGATCCAGTCTACTTCAGCGAAGACTACTTTACCAGTAGATAGATCGTAGCCACCTTTTACAGCGAAGCTTCCGTCTGGGATCATTGGAGTTGTTGGTAATGCATAAAAGTTGAACGTTGCAGTCGCATATCCATCACTTGTAACATTATCAATGTCCAGTCTTAACCCTGTATCACCTTGTGACGCTTTATATTTACCAACCCAAGAACCACGAAGATTAATGCTGTTAAGCTTAGAATTCATAGTGACTGATGTGAGTTTCCATTTGTTTGATTTTATTGTGTACGTACAAGTAGCATTCGTTTTCACTTTTGCGACAGTTCGATCTGTTACAAGAGTAACATATACTTTCACTTGAGTAAGATTAGAATTCATAGTAGATTTTGTAATCTTATATGAAGTAATGTCAGAAGCGGCTAATTTGAAGGACTGATTATTGTCATTGATCATGACGTCTATGTATCGCCCTACTAAAGAAGATTTTAGTGAATTTTTGTAGCTATTTGAATTGAATTTTGGTACTACAGTAACTTTGCAAGTTCTTGTTACACCAGAAACTTTGGCACGAATCGTTGCACTTCCAACTTTTACAGCAGTGAGTTTCCCTTTTGAATTCACTTTTACAATCTTGTTATTTGTAGATGACCAGGATACTTTTTTGGAAGTTCCACGGATCTTTAAAGTAGTTGTTTTTCCTTCTACGAATCGAACATTGCTTTTACTTAGTTTAATTGTTGCAGCATCAGCAGTATTACCAGTAAATAAGAATGTGCTCAATGCAAATAAAATGGTAAATAATACTGCTATTTTTTTCCCTTGTAATTTTTTCATAATTTACCTCCTAGTATATCGCCTATTTTACCAATTGTTACACATAATGTCAATTTATAAAGTAATTTGTAGAATTATGTAGAAATACCATTGGTTTTTGCTTGAATGGAATTACCTATCTATGGTAACCTAGGTCCAAAGAGGGGTACCCCTCTTGGTCAAAGGAGGATTTAGTTATGAAAAAGACACCAAAGCAAGCATTGATCTTAAGCATCTGTATGATCTTATTGATCGTAGGGTTATATGATGGAAGAGTAAATGCAAGTACAGAACTAAGTAAACCAACATTAAAGATTACACAAAGAACGGCTACAACTGTAAAGTTATCGATCTCTAGCGTGAAAAATGCAGATGGTTATCAAATCTATCGTGCTGGAAGCAAAGATGGAACTTATCAGTTAGTTAAGACTACAAAGAAGACAAGCTTTGTTGACGAGGAACGTTCCGCCACAAAGAAATATTACTACAAAGTTAGAGCATACAAAAAGACAAAAAGTAAAAGAATCTACTCATCTTATTCATCTAAAAAAGGCTGTACAGCCACTCTTAAGAAACCTGCTAATTTCAAAGTGAGTCAGTCGACTGAGACAAAGATCAAGATCTCATACAAAAGTGTGGCAGATGCAACTTCTTATAAGATTTACCGTGCAACAAGCAAGAACGGTACTTATCAACTAGTTAAGACTACTTCTAAGAAATCTTATACGGATTCCAAACTTACAACAGGTAAAACTTATTACTATAAAGTAAGAGCATATCAGAAGAAAAATAGTATT carries:
- a CDS encoding pyridine nucleotide-disulfide oxidoreductase, translating into MRIVIIGGVSAGVSAAINARKQDPKAEIIIYEKDSFFSYMTSGMSYYIGGEISAFSELTPHDTKTFEDKYQVKVQLQCEVDRVDPELKEISIKKLSTGESFLDHYDKLILATGSTSFVPAIEGFTKEHVFTFRTLKDSKAIHDYITTNHPCCACIVGSGYTALELAENLTLLDIDVTILEKEHQILPNYDLDMAELVEQELMEEQVRVIKNNSVIEIQKDHVILEDEALVEAQIVIFCTGIRPNTSIAKELQLELGERDAIVIDEFMQTSREDIYACGDCALVYSPLLNRLIYHPMETVANKTGLIAGKNAAGGKVAYIGTIMTSIIKCFSYTVGMTGLTEKEAMREGIEIRVVKHVKIDKSLLFQGEGMVIKAVADAKTNQLLGVQIVGKNGVDKRLDIFAVLIQLRADYRVISQLDLSYAPPYATARDPIHYTGLLLEQ
- a CDS encoding NAD(FAD)-utilizing dehydrogenase, producing MNKYDVLIIGAGPAGIFTALEMIKKGSKKKIAIVEKGKPVQKRNCPKQKTQKCVNCKPYCHITTGFSGAGAFSDGKLSLSHEVGGDLPELIGEDFAQRMITYTDSIYLEFGADKEVEGVGQDDKVKEIRRRAIVAGLKLVDCPIRHLGTEKAQQIYYDIQEYLLANGVDILFSHSCDNLIMEGEKCVGAYVTDVMNDEKNELYAQNVIVAVGRRGAHWFEQLCVEHSIAHQPGTVDIGVRVEVRNEVMEAVNDVLYESKLIGYPAPFKNKVRTFCQNPGGFVSQENYDNDLAVVNGHSYKELKSSNTNLAILCSHNFTEPFNQPIEYAQKVGELTNMLGNGQILVQRYGDILDGKRTWQKELNRSNLKPTLPDAVAGDITAAMPYRAMTNIINFIQAVDEVVPGFASTETLLYSPELKFYSNKVKMDDTFKTSIDGLYCLGDSSGWTRGLMMASVMGVLMGRQLV
- a CDS encoding bacterial surface protein, which codes for MKKLQGKKIAVLFTILFALSTFLFTGNTADAATIKLSKSNVRFVEGKTTTLKIRGTSKKVSWSSTNNKIVKVNSKGKLTAVKVGSATIRAKVSGVTRTCKVTVVPKFNSNSYKNSLKSSLVGRYIDVMINDNNQSFKLAASDITSYKITKSTMNSNLTQVKVYVTLVTDRTVAKVKTNATCTYTIKSNKWKLTSVTMNSKLNSINLRGSWVGKYKASQGDTGLRLDIDNVTSDGYATATFNFYALPTTPMIPDGSFAVKGGYDLSTGKVVFAEVDWIVQPEGYSMIGLNGYVNVANRSISGRTDHWNYYTFEVFLANR
- a CDS encoding transporter; amino-acid sequence: MKKTPKQALILSICMILLIVGLYDGRVNASTELSKPTLKITQRTATTVKLSISSVKNADGYQIYRAGSKDGTYQLVKTTKKTSFVDEERSATKKYYYKVRAYKKTKSKRIYSSYSSKKGCTATLKKPANFKVSQSTETKIKISYKSVADATSYKIYRATSKNGTYQLVKTTSKKSYTDSKLTTGKTYYYKVRAYQKKNSIPYYGVFTAKKGITLKKKPIASTPSPAPTKAPTVTPAPTKMPTATKVPTPTKVPVATAVPTKAPTTSNSVVSEMLASINKERNSQGLSSLTTNDNLNAAATKRAKETVSLFSHTRPDGTSGVTVLKEYGISYQAWGENIAYGQRNVTEVMNSWMNSSGHRANILSSKFSKVGIGCYENNGTLYWTQVFMN